One window from the genome of Bradyrhizobium xenonodulans encodes:
- a CDS encoding branched-chain amino acid ABC transporter permease — MAGPALIPAGDFRTSYAADTTIFPTSTSRNFAIAGALLLCLAPQFFSGYWLSILIQIGIFSIAALGLNILVGFTGQISIGHAAFFLLGAFTSAYISNNAPIPVFFAIPLAGVVTALVGLIFGIPAARLKGLYLVIATLAAQYILLDFFSRAEWFTGGSVPASANPFSIFGFTLRGDKQYFYVVLAYVLASYILVTNLMRTRDGRALVAIRDHYLSAEIMGINLTKYRTLSFGLAAFFAGIAGALYAHYQLVVSQEGFGIERSILFLAMIIIGGTGSIMGTLMGTAFVVLLPEAMEFISHYLKGGAIDKALSLNTNITFLREIAIGVIIIAFLMFEPDGLAHRWRQIKAYWKLYPFSH; from the coding sequence CGATCGCGGGCGCGCTGCTGCTGTGCCTCGCGCCGCAGTTCTTCAGCGGCTACTGGCTCAGCATCCTGATCCAGATCGGCATCTTCTCGATCGCGGCACTGGGGCTGAACATCCTGGTCGGCTTCACCGGCCAGATCTCGATCGGTCACGCCGCCTTCTTCCTGCTCGGCGCCTTCACCTCGGCCTACATCTCCAACAACGCGCCGATCCCGGTGTTCTTCGCGATTCCACTCGCCGGCGTGGTCACCGCGCTGGTCGGGCTGATCTTCGGCATTCCGGCGGCGCGGCTGAAGGGGCTGTATCTCGTCATCGCGACCCTCGCCGCGCAATACATCCTGCTCGACTTCTTCTCCCGCGCCGAGTGGTTCACCGGCGGCTCGGTGCCGGCGAGTGCAAACCCGTTTTCGATCTTCGGCTTCACGCTGCGCGGCGACAAGCAGTATTTCTACGTCGTGCTGGCCTATGTGCTCGCAAGCTACATCCTCGTCACCAATCTGATGCGCACGCGCGATGGCCGCGCGCTGGTGGCGATCCGCGACCATTATCTCTCCGCCGAGATCATGGGCATCAACCTCACCAAATACCGTACGCTGTCGTTCGGCCTTGCCGCGTTCTTCGCCGGCATCGCCGGCGCGCTCTATGCGCATTACCAGCTCGTGGTCTCGCAGGAGGGTTTCGGCATCGAGCGCTCGATCCTGTTCCTCGCCATGATCATCATCGGCGGCACCGGCTCGATCATGGGCACGCTGATGGGCACGGCTTTCGTGGTGCTGTTGCCCGAGGCGATGGAGTTCATCAGCCACTATTTGAAGGGCGGCGCCATCGACAAGGCGCTGTCGCTCAATACCAATATTACCTTTCTGCGCGAGATCGCGATCGGGGTGATCATCATCGCGTTCCTGATGTTCGAGCCTGACGGCCTCGCCCATCGCTGGCGGCAGATCAAGGCGTACTGGAAACTCTACCCGTTCTCGCACTGA
- a CDS encoding ABC transporter substrate-binding protein, which yields MKTKSLLSTASLALAIAAFSASAQAQIAIGHLADYSGGTSDVGTPYGQAVADTFAWVNKNGGVGGKQLNVDTNDYGYQVPRAIALYKKWSAPDSKVAAIMGWGTADTEALTGFLAQDKIPDLSGSYAAALTDPEGVSGKAKPAPYNFFYGPSYSDSLRAMLMWAAEDWKAKGKPGKPKFVHMGANHPYPNAPKAAGEAMAQELGFEVLPPLVFALTPGDYSAQCLSLKSTGANYAYLGNTAASNISVMKACKTAGVEVQFLGNVWGMDENAAKTAGDAANGVIFPLRTAVSWGGDAPGMKTVMEISKMSDPTGKVYRPVHYVAAVCSALYMKEALDWAAKNGGATGDNVAKGFYQKKDWVPAGMEGVCNPSTWTDKDHRGTLKVDLYRTKIAGATDGELNDLMAKGAIKLEKVKTIELPRKPELLGW from the coding sequence ATGAAGACAAAATCCCTTTTGAGCACCGCGTCGCTCGCTCTTGCCATCGCAGCCTTTTCTGCAAGCGCACAGGCGCAGATCGCGATCGGCCATCTCGCCGATTATTCCGGGGGCACCTCCGACGTCGGCACGCCCTACGGCCAGGCCGTCGCCGACACCTTTGCGTGGGTCAACAAAAACGGCGGCGTCGGCGGCAAGCAGCTCAATGTCGACACCAACGACTACGGCTACCAGGTGCCGCGCGCGATCGCGCTCTACAAGAAGTGGTCGGCGCCGGACAGCAAGGTCGCCGCGATCATGGGCTGGGGTACCGCAGACACCGAGGCGCTGACCGGCTTCCTTGCCCAGGACAAGATCCCCGACCTCTCCGGCTCCTATGCTGCTGCCCTCACCGATCCCGAAGGCGTCAGCGGCAAGGCCAAACCCGCGCCCTACAATTTCTTCTATGGCCCAAGCTATTCGGACTCGCTGCGCGCGATGCTGATGTGGGCGGCTGAAGACTGGAAGGCCAAGGGCAAGCCCGGCAAGCCGAAATTCGTCCACATGGGCGCCAACCATCCCTATCCGAACGCGCCGAAGGCCGCCGGCGAAGCCATGGCGCAGGAGCTCGGCTTCGAAGTGCTGCCGCCGCTGGTGTTCGCGCTGACGCCGGGTGACTACAGCGCGCAGTGCCTGAGCCTGAAGTCCACCGGCGCCAACTACGCCTATCTCGGCAACACCGCCGCCTCCAACATCTCGGTGATGAAGGCCTGCAAGACTGCGGGCGTCGAGGTGCAGTTCCTCGGCAATGTATGGGGCATGGACGAAAACGCCGCCAAGACGGCAGGGGATGCCGCCAACGGCGTGATCTTCCCCTTGCGCACCGCAGTGAGCTGGGGCGGCGACGCGCCCGGCATGAAGACGGTGATGGAGATCTCGAAGATGTCCGACCCCACCGGCAAGGTCTATCGCCCGGTGCACTACGTCGCGGCCGTCTGCTCGGCGCTCTACATGAAGGAGGCGCTTGACTGGGCTGCCAAGAACGGCGGCGCCACCGGCGATAACGTCGCCAAGGGCTTCTACCAGAAGAAGGACTGGGTGCCGGCGGGAATGGAAGGCGTCTGCAATCCCTCGACCTGGACCGACAAGGACCACCGCGGCACGCTGAAGGTCGACCTCTATCGCACCAAGATCGCGGGCGCGACCGACGGCGAGCTCAATGACCTCATGGCCAAGGGCGCGATCAAGCTCGAGAAGGTCAAGACCATCGAGCTGCCGCGCAAGCCGGAACTGCTGGGGTGGTGA